One part of the Athene noctua chromosome Z, bAthNoc1.hap1.1, whole genome shotgun sequence genome encodes these proteins:
- the FOXB2 gene encoding LOW QUALITY PROTEIN: forkhead box protein B2 (The sequence of the model RefSeq protein was modified relative to this genomic sequence to represent the inferred CDS: inserted 1 base in 1 codon), with the protein MPRPGKSSYSDQKPPYSYISLTAMAIQHSAEKMLPLSDIYKFIMERFPYYREHTQRWQNSLRHNLSFNDCFIKIPRRPDQPGKGSFWALHPDCGDMFENGSFLRRRKRFKVLRPEHHLPGGGGPGGAAXRRRPRKAPRARPAHGALLPPAPAAAFSPYGSSQPSGFKHPFAIENIIGRDYKGVLQAGGLPLASVMHHLGYPVPSQLSSVVSSMWPHVGVMDSVAGVPVSPDYGPFGVPVKALCHPPAQTMPAVPVPIKPAPAMPAASAIPALTVAASQICPAASPAAASLLE; encoded by the exons ATGCCCAGACCGGGGAAGAGCTCATACAGCGACCAGAAGCCGCCCTACTCCTACATTTCCCTGACGGCCATGGCCATCCAGCACTCGGCCGAGAAGATGCTGCCGCTGAGCGACATCTACAAGTTCATCATGGAGCGGTTCCCCTACTACCGGGAGCACACGCAGCGCTGGCAGAACTCCCTCCGCCACAACCTCTCCTTTAACGACTGCTTCATCAAGATCCCACGCCGCCCCGACCAGCCGGGCAAGGGCAGCTTCTGGGCGCTGCACCCGGACTGCGGGGACATGTTTGAGAACGGCAGCTTCCTCCGCCGCCGCAAGCGCTTCAAGGTTCTGCGCCCCGAGCATCacctgcccggcggcggcgggccgggcggcgcgg ggcggcggcggccccggaaagccccccgcgcccgccccgcacATGGTGCACTACTTCCAcccgcacccgccgccgcc TTCTCGCCCTACGGGAGCAGCCAGCCCTCGGGCTTCAAGCATCCGTTCGCCATCGAGAACATCATCGGCAGAGATTACAAGGGCGTGCTGCAGGCCGGCGGGCTGCCGCTGGCCTCAGTGATGCACCACCTGGGCTACCCGGTGCCCAGCCAGCTCAGCAGCGTGGTGAGCTCCATGTGGCCGCACGTGGGGGTGATGGACTCCGTGGCCGGCGTGCCCGTGTCTCCCGACTACGGACCCTTCGGGGTGCCTGTGAAGGCGCTCTGCCACCCGCCGGCACAGACCATGCCCGCCGTCCCGGTGCCCATCAAGCCGGCGCCGGCTATGCCCGCGGCCTCGGCCATCCCCGCTCTGACGGTCGCCGCCTCGCAGATCTGTCCCGCCGCTTCCCCGGCCGCTGCCTCGCTCCTGGAGTAG